Proteins from a genomic interval of Capsicum annuum cultivar UCD-10X-F1 chromosome 4, UCD10Xv1.1, whole genome shotgun sequence:
- the LOC107868869 gene encoding uncharacterized protein LOC107868869, with the protein MGGVSLKKEEETLYANRGRWNSKQHTTGISKKNNDMTRSHQDGESVRARGASQNQDDGKKFPGKCYNCGKKGHMKKDCWSKKKIVESNAVTSNSEEEWDVDVFFAVKEEELALVTMTKIIYYEKD; encoded by the coding sequence ATGGGAGGAGTCTCGTTGAAGAAGGAAGAAGAGACACTCTATGCCAATCGAGGCAGGTGGAATTCCAAACAGCATACCACTGGTATATCCAAGAAGAATAATGATATGACAAGAAGTCATCAAGACGGAGAGAGTGTTCGTGCAAGAGGAGCTTCGCAGAATCAAGATGACGGTAAGAAGTTTCCAGGGAAGTGTTACAATTGCGGAAAAAAAGGTCATATGAAAAAAGATTGTTGGTCAAAGAAAAAGATTGTTGAGAGCAATGCTGTTACATCAAATAGTGAAGAAGAGTGGGATGTAGATGTATTCTTTGctgtaaaagaagaagaattggctCTCGTTACAATGACAAAGATAATTTATTATGAGAAGGATTGA